aatatgCCCAGATACAAAATGTACATTCGCATAAATTTCCATGATGAAATACACTAAAATGAGAGGTACACACAAAAAAAAATCTGTGCTTTTCAACACATGCATTTTCATTCTCAAAGTCCATAAAATTTTTTGTGTAGCTCGACAATCAAGTTatttcatgtgtgtgtgtggggtTGGGGGCGCACCACCCCCAGTCCAGAAAAATCGTTGTACAATTTTCTTAGGGGACTTAGGACGTGTTAGGGAGCCCTCCAGCTTCTCAACTCCTCTGACTCTACGTTGCGGTTGGTTAGAGGCCTGAATAATTGATCTTTGATCTATGTGGTGCTgagatttttttcttcttctatatGTAGTTGTTTGGATCTGGGTGGGAATCATAACCTTCTGACGGCGTGTTTGGTGGTTTAAGGGAAAAGAAATGGGAATTTATGAGAGGGAGTTGGTTGAGGGATTAGATTTGGGAAGTGGTTTATTAGTCCCATGCCCATATTTGGTATGGATGAGGATAGTTTGTGGGAATTTAAGAGGGGATTAATTAGTATCGTTGCTTGCGGGGCGTGGACAACAAACAATTTTCTCACTTTCCATTCCCCAACTCAATTACCAGCCCCCCATCAGGAAAGAGATATGGGGGTGTTGCACCCCTTAATTCCCTTTATTCCCCCGCCTTCTTTAATTCTCATGTCGTCCAACCATGCAAGGGATTTTAAGTCATGCGCCGCAGGAACTCCCATTCCCCGATACAAACTCCCGCGAAACAAACACGCTGTGAAATAATTATGAATGCAAGATGTACAAGTGGTGAATAATATGCATACAATATTCACAAGTTTAGAAATATTTCCATTGTGATAATCTTCTTTTTTTCTGTTTCATAGATTTACTTTTGCAGAAGTAAGTTTCTGAACCTAGAAGTTCCATATTTGAGGAAAATACATGATATTAGATTTATGGATTCAAAAGTTCAAATCATATTGGGTAAAATAGGATTACTGGTTACATTAAAAGGTACCTATACTACTTAATTCGCTCCTAAATATAAGGtgtgttgattttttttcaaaagtccACCTTGTTTGACCGAGTTTATAGCAAAATATGTCAAGAACTacaatacaaaataaataaaatcttTAAATATGTATTTCATGTCGAATCTAGTGATAAGGATTAAAATCTTAGAATCTGTATTTCATGAGGAATCTAGTGATAATGATGTTTTCTTCTATAAATTTGGACAAAGTTTGACTTAAAATAATGATATATCTTATATtttagaacagagggagtattatttatcTGTAGCGTGCCATTTATTTTTGAAAGTTTGAATTCGTACAAGCTTGGGAATACCATTATCAGTCGTTCAATGGGCTTCATGCGGGCCATGCTGTAGAGGGTTCGAGAGCGAGCTAGCATGGCATGCATGCAGCCACGTCACGGTGCGGCGTGTCCTCTTCACGCGAGCTTCACCGCCAGCTTACCTCACTTATAATAGCGCAGTGcaccgcaaggacgacgaggcgtaCACGGATCGGAGAGACAGAGACACACCCGCACCAGGCACTCAGCTCATCCGTAGCGAGGCACATCAGCGAGAGCCATGGCGACGAGCAAGGAGGACATCAAGCACGGCACGGCCCAGGCGAGGTTGACCGTGGACGACGAGCTCAGGACCGGCTACTTCAATGGCTCGCCGCTGGAGGGCGGCAAGATCGCCGACTCCGACCCCGTCGACCTCTTCGCCCAGGCGCGGCACGTGGCCGACGCCTCGccgcaccagcagcagcagcagccgcggcGTGATCTGGGGGAGGAGGAAGGGAGGAAGGCCGGGGCGGAGGAGCCGCGGGCGCAGGCGCGGCAGGGGATGGGCGCCGGTGGACGTCAGCTCGGGCGCCAGTAGCTGGCTAGCTAGCCGTAGTACCACGGCGATGTAGAGCTACCTAGAAATAAAGTTGCCGAGGCCACCGGCCGGCCGGACGGCCGCTGTTGTATGTTTTATGTACCATCTGATGTCAACCGTGTGAGAAGCACCAGCTAGCTGCTTTTGTCTTAAGTTTCACCCTGCATAAGCGGAGCTGTAGAAAATAAATGAACCACAGTGTTGGTGCATCAATTAGCTGGACTTATCATCTTTATTTCCTTATAAAGATAGCAAGTAAGCAAATGATGTCTATGTGGAGCAGAGACATAAGTCAAGTGTAAGTAAATCGCCCTGAGAGCGAGTACAATAATTGACTTATAGCTTACTTACACTCGCACGATATTTTCCTCTATGTGGAGAAGAGGCATAAGAAAATGATGTCTATGTGGAGCAGAGACATAAGAAAATGATGAAGAGCGAATATAATAATGGACTTATAGCCTGCTTACATAACTTCCGTCGGTGGAAGTGGGCAAAAATAGTTGGAGTAAGTACAAAAAAGAAAATTAATAAGTATGAAAAAAGAGATAAGAGAGAAGAAAATGCAATACATATGAAGAAAAATTAATGAATAAGTATGAAAAATGAGATAGAGAGAAGAAAATGcaataaaaatgaagaaaaaatacaataaatatgaaacGAAAGAGGTGGATAGAAGGTGAAACAAAGTATGACAGCTATAATAGATATGAAGAAAGCACGGAAGAGATGGATAGAAGGTGAAACAAAGTATGACAGCtataataaatatgaagaaagcTGAAATAAAGTAGTACTCAACCTTGTTTCATAAATGACTATAAAAGATAACCATATACTTATAACATGATAATATCATATAGCAAGCAACTGGTTGTATTAACAATCATGCTTAAATAGTTAAAAGAGATTTTGAATTCTCTAAATGATTTACATGAATGACTATAGATATTTATATGAATGACTATAGATGACTATATATGACATGACGTTATCCAGCATCATATAACCAGtaactggctatattattaacaaTGCTCTAAATGATTAAAGTAGTTTTCGAACGAAATGTTCTCTTCCAGTGTGTTACATGTTCTTGTGCAGGCTATGAGGCGTTTGATAGGCTTAGGCTGCAACAAGCCTAACTAAGTTAGGCTGTATCAAGTCTAACCAAACTTTGACGGCTAAATGCTGAGCAGTTTGATTGTCTGAGTTGCATGTAGAAATTGGCTTGCACGAAATTTAAAACACTCTCAGCCAGGTCCGTCAGAAACGCATTTACTCTACAGGAAAGAGGCACAAAGCTATGCCATTTTACACTACGGAAAGAATGTACAGAGTCAAGCCCCCAACAACAGAAAAAAAATATACACCAGGATAAGGATGTCATTTTATACTACGGGAAGGATGTACAGAATCGGGCCCCCAAAAACAGAAAAAGATATACACGACGATAAGGATGCGAACGCTCTCTAGCGTCCAATGTAGGCTTCAGCTTAGTATATTTTTGTGCAGCCTAGGATACACATGCATGcattttatgcatgcatgcattgcaattaatgcattcgtaaacataattttttgaggaaaacaagagcattaattgagtGCTTTTGCAAATTgcaaaaaatatttcaccactcatcatctaccttggttggtgagatttttgaattgagccttataaaccgaaaggagggagtactaagaTCTTTAGTGTGCACAATTACTAGGCTCGCTCTCCAATGTAGGATGCAGCCTAGCATATTTTTATGCAGCCTAAAAGCCTAGCGTACACAATTACTAAGCTCTCTAGCATTCATTGTGCAGCTTGAATGCCTGGTTGCTCCAGGCTATCCTTATATGCTTTATCGGTTTTATCTCAAATGAATGTATTTGGAGTAATTACTAAGCTCAACATGAATGTCTGGTTGCCATCGGCTATTTTATATGATTATTATGCTCTAGAAATAGAGGACTTAATTGACTCACACTATCCTTATAATTGATAAGGGTCAATTCTTTTGGGGCTATTGTCGGTTGTTAAAATAAGTTGCCTCCTTTCAGTCTCTTTTTTAGCTTATTGTCAGCTATGGAAATAAGTTGCCTTTTTTCCCAAGTTATTCTAGAAGCCCGTACTAAAATTTTATTAATACTTAACAATTAAGGGTTAAATTTTTTAAAGGCTACTAATTAACGGTTGTTAACTGATAGTAGACTTGAAATAAAATTATATTGAGCCTCTAGAATAAGCTAGGGACTTTAAGGTTTTTTTTGAAGTAGACCctaaggccttctttggttcatagaaTAAGAATTTTATAGAAATAGAAAAATTATAGGAACTAAAATGACATGCATCTTAATTCCTAtaaagaaagagatgtcatttgattgataggataggaatttttcattgagtctaggctaatgtttttttcctctaaaatgtgaaggattgattcctatcctatatAGAAATAGGACTCCA
The sequence above is drawn from the Triticum aestivum cultivar Chinese Spring chromosome 7A, IWGSC CS RefSeq v2.1, whole genome shotgun sequence genome and encodes:
- the LOC123151245 gene encoding SEED MATURATION PROTEIN 1, which produces MATSKEDIKHGTAQARLTVDDELRTGYFNGSPLEGGKIADSDPVDLFAQARHVADASPHQQQQQPRRDLGEEEGRKAGAEEPRAQARQGMGAGGRQLGRQ